A genomic segment from Clostridium pasteurianum BC1 encodes:
- a CDS encoding 2-hydroxyacyl-CoA dehydratase, which produces MREILHLGLDVGSTTVKLVVLNNNSKIVYSKYERHFSDIKNTIVKLLDEAYGIYKDNEITIMVTGSGGLSVSKWLDIPFIQEVISCTNTIEKLIPETDVAIELGGEDAKITYFVGSVDQRMNGTCAGGTGAFIDQMATLLKTDAKGLNELASKHRNIYPIAARCGVFAKTDVQPLLNEGAAKEDIAASIFQAVVNQTISGLACGKPIKGNVAFLGGPLYFLSELRKRFIETLKLREDEIIFPENSQLFVALGAALASEKEETLEFENLKERLAVLKDDSVNEIERLRPLFLDNEELSEFKKRHEGHNIKRRELSSYKGKCFLGIDAGSTTTKAALLSENGELLYSFYGSNEGSPLKLTIKILKDIYSKIPDGAKIVNSAVTGYGEGLIKAALKVDIGEVETVAHYKASEFFLPGVDFILDIGGQDMKCLRVKDGVINSILLNEACSSGCGSFIETFAKSLNMDVKDFAASALMAKNPVDLGSRCTVFMNSRVKQSQKEGAKVGDISAGLSYSVIKNALLKVIKIRNPKELGEKIIVQGGTFYNDAVLRSFELISEREAVRPDIAGLMGAFGCAIIAKERYEEDYSTTLLNLEEIDNFSANVDMRRCGLCGNNCMLTVSKFSDGRQYITGNRCERGAGQAQKRNDIPNLYDYKYRRNFNYKALSKEEAKRGIVGIPRVLNMYENYPFWHTFFTNLGFRVELSPRSSKDIYEMGIDTIPSESVCYPAKLTHGHVVSLINKGIKFIFYPCLPYEQKEQQGADNHYNCPIVTSYAEVLKNNIDVLRSGEILFKNPFLPFDNVKRLKERLYEELIEFNISKREINKAVEDANDELLKYKEDIKNKGNEVIQYLKDTGRKGVILGGRPYHIDPEINHGIPDLITSYGMAVLTEDAVAHLGKVERPLRVVDQWVYHSRLYAAASFAAEQNNLELIQLNSFGCGLDAVTTDQVEEILNNYKKVYTSIKIDEGNNLGAVRIRIRSLRAAMEEREKSGIKSERIADMKKKVLFTEEMKDTHTILCPQMSPVHFQFLEAAMNASGYKLVMLPNDDKKAVDEGLKYVNNDACYPSIIVVGQIISALKSGKYDLKKTSALISQTGGGCRATNYIGFIRKALKDAGYTDMPVIAVSAQGLESNPGFKYSMSMLNKCAIALVYGDLLMRVLYRVRPYEKIKGSANELYNKWVKKCKESTMSGNHKVFKNNVRNIVKDFDNLAIEDVKKPKIGLVGEILVKFLPAANNNIIDIVESEGGEAVMPDLIDFLLYCAYDENYKQRYLSGTRKAKLISNVVISAIEFYRKDMKKALKSSKRFEHPKAISELAAGVNGIVSIGNQTGEGWFLTAEMVELIESGTENIVCMQPFACLPNHVTGKGMIKELKRRYTYANIAAIDYDPGASEVNQLNRIKLMLSTAFKNMEKKAEFDKMTEIVEIKKHNSEGAPIKA; this is translated from the coding sequence ATGAGAGAAATATTGCATTTAGGTTTAGATGTAGGTTCTACTACAGTTAAATTGGTTGTTTTGAATAATAATAGTAAAATAGTTTATAGTAAATATGAAAGACATTTTTCAGATATTAAGAATACCATAGTAAAACTTTTGGATGAGGCCTATGGCATATATAAGGATAATGAAATTACAATTATGGTAACTGGTTCTGGTGGATTATCTGTTTCAAAATGGCTGGATATACCTTTTATACAGGAGGTAATTTCATGTACAAATACTATAGAAAAATTAATTCCTGAAACAGATGTGGCTATTGAACTTGGTGGAGAAGATGCTAAGATAACATATTTTGTGGGAAGTGTAGATCAAAGAATGAATGGAACCTGTGCAGGGGGAACCGGTGCATTTATTGATCAGATGGCCACCTTATTGAAAACTGATGCTAAAGGTTTAAATGAATTGGCTTCAAAGCATAGAAATATATATCCTATAGCAGCACGATGTGGAGTATTTGCAAAAACTGATGTACAACCTCTATTAAATGAGGGCGCAGCAAAAGAGGATATTGCAGCATCCATATTTCAGGCGGTGGTAAATCAGACTATAAGTGGGTTAGCTTGTGGGAAACCTATTAAGGGAAATGTAGCCTTTTTAGGAGGTCCGTTATATTTTCTTTCAGAACTTAGAAAAAGATTTATTGAAACCTTAAAGCTTAGAGAGGATGAAATAATATTTCCTGAAAATTCTCAGTTGTTTGTTGCATTGGGAGCAGCTTTGGCTTCTGAAAAGGAAGAAACTTTAGAATTTGAAAACCTTAAAGAAAGATTAGCTGTTTTAAAGGACGATTCAGTAAATGAAATTGAGAGACTTAGACCTTTATTTTTAGATAATGAAGAACTTAGCGAATTCAAAAAAAGGCATGAGGGTCATAATATAAAGAGAAGAGAATTGAGCAGTTATAAGGGCAAATGTTTTTTAGGAATTGATGCTGGATCTACTACTACTAAAGCAGCTTTACTTTCAGAAAATGGTGAACTCTTATACTCATTTTATGGAAGTAATGAGGGGAGTCCACTGAAGCTTACTATAAAAATACTCAAAGACATATACTCAAAGATACCAGATGGGGCTAAGATTGTTAATTCTGCAGTTACAGGTTATGGTGAGGGACTTATAAAGGCAGCTTTAAAAGTTGATATTGGTGAAGTTGAAACGGTTGCACATTATAAAGCATCAGAATTCTTTTTACCAGGAGTAGATTTTATACTTGACATAGGTGGTCAGGATATGAAATGTCTAAGAGTAAAGGATGGTGTAATAAACAGTATATTACTAAATGAAGCCTGCTCTTCAGGTTGTGGTTCCTTTATTGAGACTTTTGCAAAATCTCTTAATATGGATGTTAAAGATTTTGCTGCGTCTGCTCTTATGGCTAAAAATCCTGTAGATCTTGGATCAAGATGTACAGTATTTATGAACTCTAGAGTTAAACAATCTCAGAAGGAAGGAGCAAAAGTAGGAGATATTTCAGCAGGACTTTCTTACTCAGTAATAAAAAATGCTCTTTTAAAGGTCATTAAAATAAGAAACCCTAAAGAACTTGGGGAAAAAATAATAGTACAGGGTGGTACCTTCTATAATGACGCAGTACTTAGAAGTTTTGAACTTATATCTGAAAGAGAAGCTGTTAGACCAGATATTGCAGGACTTATGGGAGCTTTTGGTTGTGCTATTATTGCAAAGGAAAGATATGAAGAAGATTATTCTACTACACTACTTAATTTAGAGGAAATTGATAATTTTAGTGCAAATGTTGATATGAGAAGATGTGGACTTTGCGGAAACAACTGTATGCTTACTGTAAGTAAATTTTCAGATGGAAGGCAATATATAACTGGAAATAGGTGTGAAAGAGGAGCAGGTCAGGCTCAAAAGAGAAATGATATACCCAATTTATATGATTACAAATATAGGAGAAACTTTAATTATAAAGCTTTAAGTAAAGAAGAGGCAAAAAGAGGAATAGTTGGAATACCTAGAGTTTTAAATATGTATGAAAATTATCCATTTTGGCATACTTTCTTTACAAATTTAGGTTTTAGAGTAGAGTTATCACCTAGATCCTCTAAGGATATTTATGAAATGGGCATAGATACTATACCATCAGAATCAGTTTGCTATCCTGCTAAGCTTACTCATGGACATGTAGTGAGTCTTATTAATAAGGGAATTAAATTTATATTCTATCCTTGTCTTCCTTATGAGCAGAAAGAGCAGCAGGGGGCGGATAATCATTATAACTGTCCAATAGTAACTTCTTATGCAGAAGTACTTAAAAATAATATTGATGTGCTTAGAAGTGGGGAGATATTATTTAAAAATCCTTTCTTACCTTTTGATAATGTTAAAAGGCTTAAGGAAAGACTTTATGAAGAATTAATAGAATTTAATATATCGAAAAGAGAAATAAATAAAGCAGTAGAAGATGCCAATGATGAGCTTTTAAAATATAAAGAAGACATAAAAAATAAAGGTAATGAAGTAATTCAATATCTTAAGGACACGGGAAGAAAAGGCGTAATTTTAGGGGGAAGACCTTACCATATAGATCCAGAAATAAATCATGGTATTCCTGATCTTATAACCAGTTATGGTATGGCAGTACTTACAGAAGATGCAGTGGCACATTTAGGAAAAGTTGAAAGGCCACTTAGAGTAGTAGATCAATGGGTTTATCATTCAAGGCTTTATGCAGCTGCCAGTTTCGCAGCAGAACAAAATAATTTGGAACTTATACAGCTTAATTCCTTTGGCTGTGGACTTGATGCGGTAACCACTGATCAGGTGGAAGAGATATTGAATAATTATAAAAAGGTATATACTTCCATAAAGATTGATGAGGGAAATAATTTAGGTGCAGTGAGAATAAGAATTCGTTCTCTAAGAGCGGCTATGGAAGAAAGAGAAAAGAGTGGAATAAAATCAGAGCGTATTGCTGATATGAAGAAAAAGGTTTTATTTACAGAAGAAATGAAGGATACGCATACAATACTTTGTCCGCAGATGTCTCCAGTACATTTTCAGTTTTTGGAAGCAGCTATGAATGCTTCGGGTTATAAGTTGGTTATGCTGCCTAATGATGATAAAAAGGCAGTAGATGAAGGATTAAAATATGTTAATAATGATGCATGTTATCCATCAATAATTGTAGTTGGACAAATAATATCGGCTTTAAAGTCTGGCAAGTATGATTTAAAGAAAACTTCTGCTTTGATTTCACAAACTGGTGGTGGCTGCAGAGCTACAAACTACATTGGATTTATCAGAAAAGCACTTAAGGACGCAGGCTATACTGACATGCCGGTTATTGCGGTAAGCGCCCAGGGACTTGAATCAAATCCTGGATTTAAGTATTCTATGTCTATGTTAAATAAATGTGCTATAGCTCTTGTATATGGTGATTTACTTATGAGAGTCTTATATAGAGTAAGGCCTTATGAAAAAATAAAGGGTTCTGCAAATGAACTTTATAATAAGTGGGTAAAAAAGTGTAAAGAATCTACTATGTCTGGAAACCACAAAGTATTTAAGAATAACGTGAGGAATATAGTTAAAGATTTTGACAATTTGGCAATAGAAGATGTTAAAAAGCCTAAAATAGGACTTGTGGGAGAGATATTGGTAAAATTCCTGCCAGCAGCAAACAACAATATAATTGATATTGTTGAAAGTGAAGGCGGGGAGGCTGTGATGCCGGATTTAATAGACTTTTTACTGTATTGTGCTTATGATGAAAATTACAAACAGAGATATTTATCTGGTACTAGAAAAGCTAAACTCATCAGTAATGTAGTAATAAGTGCCATTGAATTCTACAGAAAGGATATGAAAAAAGCTTTAAAAAGCAGCAAGAGATTTGAACATCCTAAGGCAATAAGTGAACTTGCAGCAGGAGTTAATGGCATAGTGTCCATTGGTAATCAAACTGGAGAGGGCTGGTTCTTAACAGCTGAAATGGTAGAGCTTATAGAAAGTGGAACGGAAAATATCGTATGCATGCAGCCTTTTGCTTGTCTTCCTAATCATGTAACGGGGAAGGGAATGATAAAAGAGCTTAAGAGAAGGTATACTTATGCAAATATAGCAGCTATTGATTATGATCCTGGTGCCAGTGAAGTTAATCAGTTGAATAGAATAAAATTAATGCTATCTACAGCTTTTAAAAATATGGAGAAGAAAGCTGAATTCGATAAAATGACAGAAATAGTGGAAATAAAAAAGCACAATTCTGAAGGGGCACCTATTAAGGCTTAA
- a CDS encoding tetratricopeptide repeat protein — MNYFKEANNFYNRKDYISALNLYQKSIEVKQNEAASFYNWAVCLIKLKSYEKAIPLLKKALILKQDSRYFFNLGYCHAMLKNKRKALIYFNTAWSLDNQDADCEKAINMITNSYKKDII; from the coding sequence ATGAACTACTTTAAAGAAGCAAACAATTTCTATAATAGAAAAGATTACATAAGTGCATTAAATCTATATCAAAAATCCATAGAAGTTAAGCAAAATGAAGCGGCTTCTTTTTATAATTGGGCTGTTTGCCTAATAAAACTTAAATCCTATGAGAAAGCAATTCCCTTGTTAAAAAAAGCTTTAATTTTAAAACAAGATAGTCGATACTTCTTTAATTTAGGTTATTGCCACGCTATGCTTAAAAATAAAAGAAAGGCTTTAATCTATTTTAATACCGCTTGGTCCTTAGACAACCAAGATGCAGATTGTGAAAAAGCTATAAATATGATCACCAACTCTTATAAAAAAGATATAATATAA
- a CDS encoding DUF3606 domain-containing protein produces MSDNPKTKETLDKSRINIEAPWETNLWCKLLQCTEDELFTAIKSVGNSEKDIRNYLKKKKE; encoded by the coding sequence ATGTCCGATAACCCAAAAACAAAAGAAACCCTAGATAAGTCAAGAATAAATATCGAAGCACCATGGGAAACAAATTTGTGGTGTAAATTATTGCAATGTACGGAAGATGAGTTATTTACGGCTATTAAATCAGTTGGAAATTCTGAAAAAGATATAAGAAATTATTTAAAGAAGAAAAAGGAGTAG
- a CDS encoding spore coat protein, whose protein sequence is MPSLLENITRKTSSINDEVITNSMLASATASANMYLNAALTSSTPELRAMYSSSLSQIITGHSILTDLVIKNGWAQPYNAPVQQLSSSYEKATNVLQAK, encoded by the coding sequence ATGCCATCATTATTAGAGAATATTACAAGAAAAACTTCATCAATAAATGATGAAGTTATAACTAATAGCATGCTTGCTTCTGCAACAGCTTCTGCAAATATGTATCTTAATGCAGCCCTAACAAGCTCAACTCCAGAATTAAGGGCAATGTATTCATCTAGTTTAAGTCAGATTATTACTGGGCACTCTATACTCACAGATCTTGTTATAAAGAATGGCTGGGCACAACCATATAATGCACCAGTGCAACAATTATCTAGTTCCTATGAAAAAGCAACAAATGTGCTTCAAGCAAAGTAA